In a single window of the Saccharothrix australiensis genome:
- a CDS encoding DUF2530 domain-containing protein, with protein MAEQTQSPPAPPPLPARLADPVPAIAGGTALWFLAFLVVLLFFRERTTLLWTCLSGGGLGLLGYGIFRWQRSAARRGSRTAQQGLVE; from the coding sequence GTGGCCGAACAGACCCAATCGCCGCCCGCCCCGCCGCCGCTGCCCGCGCGGCTGGCCGACCCGGTGCCCGCGATCGCCGGCGGCACGGCGTTGTGGTTCCTCGCGTTCCTCGTGGTGCTGCTGTTCTTCCGCGAGCGGACCACGCTGCTGTGGACGTGCCTGTCCGGCGGCGGGCTCGGGCTGCTCGGCTACGGCATCTTCCGGTGGCAGCGCTCGGCCGCCCGCCGGGGTTCCCGCACGGCCCAGCAGGGCCTGGTCGAGTAG
- a CDS encoding NCS2 family permease, with the protein MATKAAGLDGFFKISERGSTLGREVRGGVVTFVTMAYIIVLNPLILGSFAADDPSAKKDLLGAILPVSQVAAVTALVAGVLTILFGLVANYPFGLAAGLGINSFLAVTIAPQMTWPEAMGLVVVNGVVVLLLVVTGVRTAVFNAVPPELKAAIAVGIGLFICFIGLVDAGFVRRVPDAAGTTVPVGLGINGSIASWPTLVFVVGLLLTGVLVARRVKGAILIGVLGSTALAIALEAVVQAGPSKGVHPEGWNLGYPALPSQVFGLPDLSLLGDVSFGAWTRVPALTAALLVFTLVLTDFFDTVGTMTGLGKEADLIDKDGQLPGVSKALFVDGLGAVAGGAASASSNTVFVESAAGIAEGARTGLANVVTGLLFLAAMFLTPLYSIVPVEAAAPALVIVGALMIAQVREIDFGDFSVALPAFLTIVVMPFTYSIANGIGAGFVSYVLLRALTGRARSVHPLLWVVSAAFVVYFAIEPVRAVLGG; encoded by the coding sequence ATGGCCACGAAGGCCGCCGGCCTGGACGGCTTCTTCAAGATCTCCGAGCGCGGCTCCACGCTCGGCCGCGAGGTGCGCGGCGGAGTCGTCACCTTCGTCACGATGGCCTACATCATCGTCCTGAACCCGCTGATCCTCGGCAGCTTCGCGGCCGACGACCCGTCGGCCAAGAAGGACCTGCTCGGCGCGATCCTGCCCGTCTCGCAGGTGGCCGCGGTCACCGCGCTGGTGGCGGGCGTGCTGACGATCCTCTTCGGACTGGTCGCGAACTACCCGTTCGGGCTGGCGGCGGGGTTGGGCATCAACTCGTTCCTGGCGGTCACCATCGCGCCGCAGATGACGTGGCCCGAGGCGATGGGCCTGGTGGTGGTCAACGGCGTCGTGGTGCTGCTCCTGGTGGTCACCGGGGTGCGCACGGCGGTGTTCAACGCGGTGCCGCCGGAGCTGAAGGCCGCGATCGCGGTCGGCATCGGGTTGTTCATCTGCTTCATCGGCCTGGTGGACGCGGGGTTCGTGCGGCGCGTCCCGGACGCGGCGGGCACGACCGTCCCGGTAGGACTGGGCATCAACGGCTCGATCGCGTCGTGGCCGACGCTGGTGTTCGTGGTCGGGCTGCTGCTCACCGGCGTCCTGGTGGCGCGCAGGGTGAAGGGCGCGATCCTGATCGGCGTGCTCGGGTCGACCGCGCTGGCGATCGCGCTGGAGGCGGTCGTCCAGGCCGGGCCGTCGAAGGGCGTTCACCCGGAGGGGTGGAACCTCGGCTACCCGGCGCTGCCCTCGCAGGTGTTCGGCCTGCCGGACCTGTCGCTGCTGGGCGACGTGTCGTTCGGCGCGTGGACGCGGGTGCCCGCCCTGACCGCCGCGCTGCTGGTGTTCACGCTCGTCCTGACGGACTTCTTCGACACCGTCGGCACCATGACCGGCCTGGGCAAGGAGGCCGACCTGATCGACAAGGACGGGCAGCTCCCCGGCGTGAGCAAGGCGCTGTTCGTGGACGGCCTGGGGGCGGTGGCCGGCGGCGCGGCCTCGGCCTCGTCGAACACGGTCTTCGTCGAGTCGGCGGCGGGCATCGCGGAGGGCGCGCGGACCGGCCTGGCGAACGTGGTCACCGGCCTGCTCTTCCTGGCGGCGATGTTCCTCACCCCGCTGTACTCGATCGTGCCGGTGGAGGCGGCGGCGCCCGCGCTGGTGATCGTCGGCGCGCTGATGATCGCGCAGGTGCGGGAGATCGACTTCGGCGACTTCTCGGTGGCGCTGCCCGCGTTCCTGACGATCGTGGTGATGCCGTTCACGTACTCGATCGCCAACGGCATCGGGGCGGGCTTCGTGAGCTACGTGCTGCTGCGGGCGTTGACCGGGCGGGCGCGCAGCGTGCACCCGTTGCTGTGGGTGGTGTCGGCGGCGTTCGTCGTGTACTTCGCGATCGAGCCCGTGCGCGCGGTGCTGGGCGGGTGA
- a CDS encoding MarR family winged helix-turn-helix transcriptional regulator: MGAEIVRYANYVAEIDAERGLASRLRLAVVRLNRRLRAQRVNSAISLTQVSALSTLHKCGPLTPGELAAKEGVQPPSMTRVIAALEEYGFATRRPHPTDGRQAIVELSEAGNSYIQEEVSAREAWLDKRLAELTPEERGVLSRAAEIIDRMAGQ, from the coding sequence ATGGGTGCAGAGATCGTGAGGTATGCTAACTACGTGGCGGAGATCGACGCGGAACGGGGACTGGCCAGCCGGCTGCGGCTCGCCGTGGTCCGCTTGAACCGGAGGCTCCGCGCGCAACGGGTGAACTCGGCGATCTCGCTGACCCAGGTCTCGGCGCTGTCCACGCTGCACAAGTGCGGACCGCTGACGCCGGGCGAGCTGGCGGCCAAGGAAGGCGTGCAGCCGCCGTCGATGACGCGGGTCATCGCGGCGCTGGAGGAGTACGGGTTCGCCACCCGCCGCCCGCACCCCACCGACGGCAGGCAGGCCATCGTGGAGCTGAGCGAGGCGGGCAACAGCTACATCCAGGAAGAGGTGTCGGCGCGCGAGGCGTGGCTGGACAAGCGGCTCGCCGAGCTGACACCGGAGGAACGGGGCGTGCTGTCGCGCGCCGCCGAGATAATCGACAGGAT